The Euphorbia lathyris chromosome 8, ddEupLath1.1, whole genome shotgun sequence genome has a window encoding:
- the LOC136204055 gene encoding uncharacterized protein codes for MTDSKFHPALGVSNIKNHISIILSLEKVQYSTWAELFKVFAKSHKVLHHIISNGKAVASPSDEASKDQWETLDATVLGWIYITITNDLLKTIIEPDAIAMEAWNRLRDIFQDNKHSRAVSIEQEFSHTLMEDFSSATLKELSDQLRNVDSPVSNDRLVLQMVSGLTEAYNSIGTIIRQKDPLPLFNQARSMVILEEADLAKKAATASTGTVLVAAGSSPFSPPSANSFGYMQQQSRPVQGGNRGQNKKKGHRNNNNNSRGGGNGNGRGNNPANRLGSGGSTNQWQHPSWGGSQ; via the coding sequence ATGACTGACTCCAAGTTTCATCCGGCGCTTGGGGTGTCTAATATTAAAAACCATATCTCCATTATTCTTAGTTTGGAGAAGGTTCAATATTCTACCTGGGCGGAACTCTTTAAAGTTTTCGCCAAATCCCACAAAGTTCTCCACCATATCATTTCGAATGGTAAAGCCGTTGCCTCTCCCTCCGATGAGGCTTCCAAAGATCAGTGGGAAACCTTAGATGCCACGGTTCTTGGGTGGATTTATATCACCATTACTAATGATCTGTTAAAGACGATAATTGAGCCGGATGCTATTGCCATGGAGGCGTGGAATCGTTTACGTGACATCTTTCAGGACAATAAGCATTCCCGTGCAGTTTCAATTGAACAAGAGTTTTCTCACACTCTTATGGAGGATTTTTCTTCCGCCACTCTAAAGGAATTATCGGATCAACTCCGTAATGTGGATTCCCCGGTGTCGAATGACCGACTTGTTCTTCAGATGGTTTCGGGTCTCACTGAAGCATATAATAGTATCGGCACTATTATTCGACAAAAGGATCCTCTTCCTTTATTTAATCAGGCTCGATCGATGGTTATATTGGAGGAGGCCGATTTAGCGAAGAAGGCCGCTACTGCCTCGACGGGGACTGTTTTGGTGGCGGCAGGATCTTCTCCCTTTTCTCCTCCGTCTGCTAATTCATTCGGGTATATGCAGCAACAATCTCGTCCGGTTCAAGGAGGCAATCGGGGacaaaataagaaaaaggggcaccggaataataataataattctcgtGGTGGCGGCAATGGCAATGGCCGTGGAAATAATCCGGCGAACCGACTGGGCAGTGGTGGTTCGACAAATCAGTGGCAGCACCCGTCCTGGGGAGGTTCGCAATAG